The following are encoded in a window of Mycoplasma anserisalpingitidis genomic DNA:
- the alaS gene encoding alanine--tRNA ligase produces MNSKEIRQSWLDFFKSKDHLVVESKSLIPVNDPSLLWINSGVATLKDYFSGKKIPPSKRLTNSQKSIRTNDIENVGVTARHHTFFEMLGNFSIGDYFKKEAISFAIEYLLDVLKLDKERLYFTYYFEDIETKELWMSHGISEDKMIPGSKDTNFWEVGSGPCGPNTEIFYDRGEKYDSRGTELLKNDIENDRYIEIWNIVFSTYNSDGEGNYTELKQKNIDTGAGFERLVSILQDAPTNYDTDLFLPIIHEIEKYTEFKYDTNNYFIKNKEQESINTNFKIIADHMRTVVNAIADGARPSNVGRGYILRRLLRRSIYKSFELKISEQPFLFNLCSVIKNTLPFEYDETVVANVIKQEELLFANTMEKGRQLLAKHISENTKEFSGELAFKLFETYGFPIELTSEILSQNNITINIDEFNSAKEKHAEASRVQKVSGMEKAINVLALINSKIDKFIGYEYTDNQTEILKLMDSENFVYEFDGIGYVILKETPFYATSGGQKHDRGFMIQNGNKIKILDVFKDKYGNHIHKVSGALNKDDEVECHVDKTIRLGLERNHSGTHLLFCALRNVLGNQIVQLGSDNNEERLTFDMPADEKPTDKQIREIEKLVRSYIKRDVKRNYLQMTTDEAKKMGAIMTLEEGEYMDPKNVRIVQFEGITADLCGGTHLSNSGKLENFKITNVDKKGARIYRIRAISSNKLVDQYLDSQIDEILELLNSSVAKIKELDSSYNLEIKEVFADKEEYIDYLNNLVEQVKEDSKAIQKKLSNISSNDYNVEIDLEINGTSFLVVTTENSNIVKNLSSTLREENPDKLIIVYLKDTLPSVISIASKKYDSNQFAKLIWEKFDGRGGGNQILSMGRINKKFNIAELFTKNA; encoded by the coding sequence ATGAATTCAAAAGAAATAAGACAAAGTTGATTAGATTTTTTCAAATCTAAAGATCATTTAGTTGTTGAGAGCAAAAGTTTGATTCCGGTAAATGACCCTTCTCTATTATGAATTAATTCTGGAGTGGCAACTCTTAAAGATTATTTTTCAGGTAAGAAAATACCACCTTCAAAAAGATTAACAAACTCACAAAAATCAATACGTACAAATGATATTGAAAATGTCGGGGTTACCGCAAGACACCATACATTTTTCGAAATGCTTGGTAATTTTTCAATTGGAGATTATTTCAAAAAAGAAGCTATTAGTTTTGCAATTGAATACTTATTAGATGTTTTAAAACTTGATAAAGAAAGACTTTACTTTACATACTACTTTGAAGACATCGAAACTAAGGAATTATGAATGTCACATGGTATTTCCGAAGATAAAATGATTCCTGGTTCAAAAGACACTAACTTCTGAGAAGTTGGTAGCGGACCATGCGGACCAAATACTGAAATTTTTTATGATCGCGGTGAAAAATATGACTCAAGAGGGACTGAATTATTGAAAAACGATATAGAAAATGATAGATATATTGAAATTTGAAATATCGTGTTTTCAACATACAACTCTGATGGTGAAGGAAATTACACTGAATTAAAACAAAAAAATATCGATACAGGTGCTGGTTTTGAAAGACTTGTTTCAATTTTACAGGATGCACCAACTAACTATGATACTGACTTATTTTTACCTATTATCCATGAAATTGAAAAATATACAGAATTTAAATACGACACCAACAATTACTTTATCAAAAATAAAGAACAAGAGTCAATTAATACTAACTTCAAAATCATTGCTGACCATATGAGAACAGTTGTTAATGCAATTGCTGACGGTGCTAGACCTTCAAATGTTGGACGTGGTTACATTTTAAGAAGACTTTTGAGAAGAAGTATTTACAAATCATTTGAATTAAAAATTTCTGAGCAACCATTTTTATTTAATCTCTGTTCAGTTATCAAAAACACTTTACCATTTGAATATGATGAAACTGTAGTTGCGAATGTTATCAAACAAGAAGAATTGCTTTTTGCAAATACAATGGAAAAAGGGCGTCAACTACTAGCTAAACACATCAGTGAAAACACTAAAGAATTTTCTGGTGAATTAGCATTCAAACTTTTTGAAACTTATGGATTCCCAATTGAACTAACTAGTGAAATTCTAAGTCAGAATAATATAACAATTAACATAGATGAATTTAATTCTGCAAAAGAAAAACACGCCGAAGCTTCAAGAGTCCAAAAAGTAAGTGGAATGGAAAAAGCGATAAATGTTTTAGCATTAATTAATTCAAAAATCGATAAGTTCATTGGTTATGAATATACAGACAACCAAACAGAAATTTTAAAATTAATGGATAGCGAAAATTTTGTTTATGAATTTGACGGTATTGGGTATGTTATTTTGAAAGAAACACCATTTTATGCAACTAGTGGTGGACAAAAACATGACCGTGGATTCATGATACAAAATGGAAATAAAATAAAAATTTTAGATGTATTTAAGGATAAATACGGAAATCACATTCACAAAGTTAGTGGTGCGTTAAATAAAGATGATGAAGTGGAATGTCATGTTGATAAGACTATAAGATTAGGTTTAGAAAGAAACCACTCCGGTACTCACTTATTATTCTGTGCATTAAGAAATGTTTTAGGAAACCAAATTGTTCAACTTGGTTCAGACAATAACGAAGAACGTCTTACTTTCGATATGCCTGCTGATGAGAAACCAACAGATAAACAAATTAGAGAAATCGAAAAATTAGTTAGAAGTTATATTAAACGTGATGTAAAGAGAAATTATTTACAAATGACAACTGATGAAGCTAAAAAAATGGGTGCTATTATGACACTTGAAGAAGGTGAATATATGGACCCTAAAAACGTCAGAATTGTTCAGTTTGAAGGAATAACTGCTGACCTTTGCGGTGGAACTCACTTAAGTAATAGTGGTAAACTAGAAAACTTTAAAATTACAAATGTCGATAAAAAAGGTGCAAGAATTTATAGAATAAGAGCTATTTCATCAAACAAATTAGTTGATCAATACTTAGATTCGCAAATTGATGAAATTCTTGAATTATTAAATTCTTCAGTAGCTAAAATTAAAGAATTAGATTCATCTTACAATCTTGAGATAAAAGAAGTTTTTGCTGATAAAGAAGAATACATTGACTATTTAAATAATTTAGTTGAACAAGTAAAAGAGGATTCAAAAGCAATCCAAAAGAAATTGTCTAACATTTCAAGTAATGATTACAATGTTGAAATTGACTTAGAAATAAATGGTACTAGTTTCCTTGTCGTTACCACAGAAAACTCAAATATTGTAAAAAATCTTTCTTCAACATTAAGAGAAGAAAATCCTGATAAGTTAATAATAGTTTATCTAAAAGATACTTTACCATCAGTTATTTCTATCGCGTCTAAAAAATATGATTCAAATCAATTTGCTAAACTAATTTGAGAAAAATTTGATGGAAGAGGTGGTGGAAATCAAATCTTATCAATGGGAAGAATTAATAAAAAATTCAATATAGCTGAACTTTTTACAAAAAATGCGTAA
- a CDS encoding BC85_0335 family putative methyltransferase: MKLGLIISAIVVFVVGLSIGMFLILKAKKMQKKLISDYDSKMQDEIVKVREKYGELPASFSELFPCKINTLDIEFMIQTICRNNYEKNLIVSDELYSFATAQEVAKKSLYYIPEFFDAEKWNEVANKTGNNIINYKPIEYNEENLDSVIVFKDIDPFSIYKKMYPKLNKNGMIIIKYSKANKQGFVLLKSELENNKIPHEYSFIKTKYLFIRKD; encoded by the coding sequence ATGAAATTAGGATTAATTATTAGTGCTATAGTTGTATTTGTAGTCGGTTTATCTATAGGAATGTTTTTAATTCTTAAAGCAAAAAAAATGCAAAAGAAATTAATCAGTGATTACGACTCAAAAATGCAAGATGAAATAGTTAAAGTTAGAGAAAAATATGGTGAATTACCAGCTTCATTCTCTGAACTATTCCCTTGTAAAATTAATACTTTAGACATTGAGTTCATGATTCAAACAATCTGTAGAAATAATTACGAAAAAAACTTAATTGTTAGTGATGAGTTATATTCATTTGCAACTGCACAAGAAGTTGCTAAAAAATCACTTTATTACATTCCTGAATTTTTTGATGCTGAAAAATGAAATGAAGTGGCTAATAAAACTGGAAACAACATCATTAATTACAAACCAATTGAATATAATGAAGAAAATTTAGATTCTGTGATAGTTTTCAAAGATATCGATCCATTTTCAATTTACAAAAAAATGTATCCGAAATTAAATAAAAATGGAATGATAATTATCAAATACTCTAAAGCAAACAAACAAGGGTTTGTTCTATTAAAAAGTGAATTAGAAAATAATAAAATTCCACATGAATATTCATTTATAAAAACAAAATATTTATTCATCAGAAAAGATTAA
- the gap gene encoding type I glyceraldehyde-3-phosphate dehydrogenase: MKKIAINGFGRIGRLVLRRLVELNNKDLVVVAVNDLTDAKTLAHLLKFDTAFGELKADVKVEGDSLFLNGNEIKVFAEKDPENLPWGELGIDLVLECTGRFVKREGASKHLKAGAKKVVISAPAGSDVKTIVYNVNHETLTAQDDIISGASCTTNCLAPVVKVLVDNFGIKSGFMTTIHSYTGDQNIQDAPHRDLRRARAAAQNMVPTTTGAAKAIGLVVPEAAGILDGSAVRVPTITGSLVDLTLVLDKQPTVEEINAAFAKAANETLKYETNPIVSSDVIGSTYGSIFDPELTSVKSTKDGNLYKLFSWYDNEMSYVCQLVRTVDYFAKLK; the protein is encoded by the coding sequence ATGAAAAAAATTGCAATTAACGGATTCGGAAGAATTGGAAGATTAGTTTTACGTCGTTTAGTTGAATTAAACAACAAGGATTTAGTAGTTGTTGCTGTTAACGACTTAACAGATGCTAAAACATTAGCACACTTATTAAAATTCGATACAGCTTTTGGTGAATTAAAAGCTGATGTTAAAGTTGAAGGAGATTCATTATTCTTAAACGGAAACGAAATTAAAGTTTTCGCTGAAAAAGATCCTGAAAACTTACCATGAGGTGAATTAGGAATCGACCTTGTTTTAGAATGTACAGGAAGATTCGTAAAACGTGAAGGAGCTTCAAAACACTTAAAAGCTGGTGCTAAAAAAGTTGTTATTTCAGCTCCAGCTGGAAGCGATGTTAAAACAATCGTTTACAACGTAAACCACGAAACATTAACAGCACAAGATGACATTATCTCAGGTGCTTCATGTACAACAAACTGTTTAGCTCCAGTTGTTAAAGTTTTAGTAGACAACTTTGGAATTAAATCAGGATTTATGACAACAATTCACTCATATACAGGAGACCAAAATATTCAAGATGCTCCTCACCGTGACTTACGTAGAGCTAGAGCTGCTGCTCAAAACATGGTTCCTACAACAACAGGTGCTGCTAAAGCTATTGGTCTTGTAGTTCCTGAAGCTGCTGGAATTCTTGATGGTTCAGCTGTTCGTGTTCCTACAATTACAGGATCACTTGTTGACTTAACATTAGTATTAGACAAACAACCAACAGTTGAAGAAATCAACGCTGCTTTTGCTAAAGCTGCTAACGAAACATTAAAATACGAAACAAACCCAATCGTTTCATCAGACGTTATCGGTTCAACATACGGTTCAATCTTTGACCCAGAATTAACATCAGTTAAATCTACAAAAGACGGAAACTTATACAAATTATTCTCATGATATGACAACGAAATGTCATACGTATGTCAATTAGTAAGAACAGTTGATTACTTTGCTAAATTAAAATAA
- the greA gene encoding transcription elongation factor GreA, which produces MAAQNQNDQKIYIALETLEKYKKEYENLVNVERPLVQEALKEARAQGDLSENAEYDAARDRQAMVESRISELESIIDRAVIIENNLKGKVGIGTTVTFKNLNDEEQVTVTIMGSHDANPFEGKISNESPLAEALLDHKMGDVVEVDAPVKYSVQILKIEQQ; this is translated from the coding sequence ATGGCAGCACAAAACCAAAATGATCAAAAAATATATATAGCATTAGAAACACTTGAAAAATATAAAAAAGAATATGAGAATTTAGTAAATGTTGAACGTCCTTTAGTTCAAGAAGCTCTTAAAGAAGCTAGAGCCCAAGGTGACCTTTCTGAAAACGCTGAATATGATGCAGCTAGAGATCGTCAAGCTATGGTTGAATCAAGAATTAGTGAACTTGAAAGTATTATTGACCGTGCAGTTATTATTGAAAATAACTTAAAAGGAAAAGTCGGAATTGGTACAACAGTTACATTCAAAAACTTGAATGACGAAGAGCAAGTTACAGTAACAATCATGGGTTCTCATGATGCTAATCCATTTGAAGGTAAAATTTCAAACGAAAGTCCTTTAGCAGAAGCGTTACTTGATCACAAAATGGGTGATGTAGTTGAGGTTGATGCTCCTGTTAAATATTCTGTTCAAATCTTAAAAATCGAACAACAATAG
- a CDS encoding OppA family ABC transporter substrate-binding lipoprotein, translating to MKLKKYLFFSPLLVSSIPFVSCQYIGEIKDKSIYIKSFNKENYFLTSKLELNTFNKIDNDTESLLFAPIISYNYYDKMIYDNVNNEVKQSTKKYLKLNLIDALILEFDDDTTQVYNNSYYSDFNQSNKNEPIIKLTSSDIFSINNEKFISNLNKAKKIKFIIKDINYVDKSGNKTNYKLRAEDFIINFSKEANKKEINKLLEEYAISFEIENEMLVLNSKNNLAGNFIFEQMIKNMIFNPVSTSMLKDKNIVIDQFNPNLDEMLFLSSYILNKNTIEQQIFIKNFNSPDQEFNDSKNTLTKILLNFKSTPLDDETFRLQTFKSFRQALVSEANLNIFNSSQIENIKNNSSIYGLQPKLNDISNSNINKLVLNYEFDSNKKFDFNNAFSKLVYGSEIEKLIEHNIKNFVFSDTKSILFRNYLINSINVQQFIKLATNNDYWLSQSNPSTDISEGNSSYKKLSDAYTWVNQQYIFSRNLKEVITANPIDYKYYDNSDLLIDYEQLLKSPNYDFIKTEINKLIDEVNLQFDEKISFTIPYLRTNSSIIKKIYKNIEQNINNLNKRLDVKFVEVEETYFKQYNSFIKFLNIEYINDSYGELIKNYDLDAIKIFVQRSDISSKCEILSHFNKFIQDKQENFNELLFEFIKTLSSLEKAKLISELDMIFNSFINPTCSTNINNFSYEIVQNDYIKPVNDLGYEHFQSIRIR from the coding sequence ATGAAATTAAAAAAATACTTATTTTTTTCACCACTTTTAGTCTCTTCCATTCCATTTGTTTCATGTCAATATATTGGTGAAATTAAAGACAAAAGCATCTATATAAAAAGTTTCAATAAGGAAAACTATTTTTTAACATCAAAATTAGAGTTAAATACTTTCAATAAAATCGATAACGATACTGAGTCGCTACTTTTTGCACCCATAATTTCATATAACTACTATGATAAAATGATTTATGACAATGTTAATAATGAGGTTAAACAATCCACTAAAAAATATTTAAAACTTAATCTAATTGATGCCTTGATCTTGGAATTTGATGATGATACAACACAAGTTTATAATAACAGTTATTACAGCGACTTTAATCAATCAAATAAAAATGAACCGATCATAAAATTAACAAGTAGCGACATTTTTTCTATTAATAATGAAAAATTTATTTCGAACTTAAATAAAGCAAAAAAAATTAAATTCATAATCAAAGACATTAATTACGTTGATAAATCAGGAAACAAAACAAACTACAAATTAAGGGCAGAAGACTTTATTATAAATTTCAGTAAAGAAGCTAATAAAAAAGAAATAAATAAATTACTTGAAGAATATGCTATTTCATTTGAAATTGAGAATGAAATGTTAGTTCTGAATTCTAAAAATAATTTAGCTGGAAATTTTATATTTGAGCAAATGATAAAGAATATGATTTTTAATCCCGTTTCAACATCGATGCTAAAAGATAAAAATATTGTAATTGATCAGTTTAATCCAAATTTAGATGAAATGTTATTTTTAAGTAGTTATATATTGAACAAAAACACTATAGAACAACAAATTTTTATCAAAAATTTTAATTCTCCAGATCAAGAATTTAACGATTCAAAAAATACCCTAACTAAAATATTGTTAAATTTTAAATCAACACCACTAGATGATGAAACTTTTAGATTGCAAACTTTTAAAAGTTTTAGACAAGCATTGGTTAGTGAAGCTAACTTAAATATTTTTAATAGTTCTCAAATAGAAAATATTAAAAACAACAGTTCTATTTATGGTCTTCAACCTAAACTAAATGATATTTCTAATTCAAACATTAATAAACTAGTATTGAATTATGAATTCGATTCTAATAAAAAGTTTGATTTTAATAATGCTTTTTCAAAACTTGTTTATGGAAGTGAAATCGAAAAATTAATAGAACATAATATTAAGAATTTTGTTTTTAGTGATACAAAATCGATTTTATTTAGAAATTATTTAATTAATTCAATTAATGTCCAACAGTTTATAAAACTAGCAACAAACAATGATTATTGATTAAGTCAATCTAATCCATCTACAGATATTTCTGAAGGTAATTCTTCATATAAAAAACTTTCAGATGCATATACTTGAGTAAATCAACAATATATTTTCAGCAGAAATTTAAAAGAAGTTATAACAGCGAATCCTATAGATTACAAATATTACGATAATTCAGATTTACTTATTGATTATGAACAATTATTAAAATCACCTAATTATGATTTTATAAAAACTGAGATAAATAAATTGATAGATGAAGTCAATTTACAGTTTGATGAAAAGATCTCATTTACAATTCCGTATTTAAGAACTAATTCATCTATAATTAAGAAAATTTATAAAAATATTGAACAAAATATCAATAATCTAAATAAGCGCCTTGATGTCAAATTTGTTGAAGTTGAAGAAACATATTTTAAACAATATAATTCATTTATAAAATTCTTAAATATTGAATACATTAATGATTCTTATGGTGAATTAATAAAAAATTATGATCTTGATGCAATTAAAATATTTGTCCAAAGATCAGATATAAGTTCAAAATGTGAAATACTATCTCACTTTAACAAATTTATTCAAGACAAACAAGAGAATTTTAATGAATTGCTTTTTGAATTTATAAAAACTCTTAGTTCACTAGAAAAGGCAAAATTAATAAGTGAATTAGATATGATTTTTAACTCCTTTATTAATCCAACTTGCTCGACAAACATAAATAATTTTTCATATGAAATAGTCCAAAATGATTATATTAAACCAGTTAATGATTTGGGTTATGAACATTTTCAATCAATTCGAATAAGATAA
- the ruvX gene encoding Holliday junction resolvase RuvX gives MRKLALDLGTRTCGFAISDELAIIASPLENFRFDENDFDSAISKTINYLESYKNVDEIILGLPLRSNGSKSERTIMVENFKNKLESKLIEINKKLPIKFINEYGSTKDAENIMIQAGLSRQKRKKHKDKLAAVIILERYLN, from the coding sequence ATGCGTAAGTTAGCTTTAGATTTAGGTACTAGAACTTGCGGTTTTGCTATATCTGATGAATTAGCTATAATTGCAAGTCCGCTTGAAAATTTTAGATTTGATGAAAATGACTTTGATTCAGCAATTTCAAAAACAATTAATTATCTTGAATCATATAAAAATGTTGATGAAATAATTTTAGGTTTACCACTTCGTTCAAATGGTTCCAAGAGTGAACGAACAATAATGGTAGAAAACTTCAAAAACAAACTTGAATCAAAACTAATTGAAATAAATAAAAAACTACCTATCAAATTTATTAATGAATATGGTTCAACAAAAGATGCTGAAAATATCATGATTCAAGCTGGTTTATCTCGTCAAAAGAGAAAAAAACATAAGGATAAATTAGCTGCTGTAATTATTTTGGAAAGATATTTAAATTAG
- a CDS encoding ABC transporter permease encodes MSALLSRLFKIFFKRKLSVIFTLLTPLIIIFVYILVLKSNFNKNTDDFLTKLTYNMPIDDSSLSFIKDRMYSMADQFFICGLLATTSFTIAFSLCKTMIDDKDKEIINDFISTPIKSWKIRYSYIIFNILANWMITTFIFIIAVIYISATNSILFIKPIKLFIVYLISLLGVISSSLLAVNIFWNVKKDWVYSAVLMPISVISGFAIGAYMPVSLFPDFIESIFNLIPASGLSISMRNIIMNDSFNEIINKLNELTNNNFNNSQVFVNLFSIKGNLFGTYFDYKLFTIYASIFTILLGLGILLLEIKHKRRVK; translated from the coding sequence ATGAGCGCTTTATTAAGTAGATTATTTAAGATTTTCTTCAAAAGAAAATTATCTGTTATATTCACACTATTAACTCCATTAATCATAATATTTGTCTATATTTTAGTTCTTAAAAGTAACTTTAATAAAAACACTGATGATTTTTTAACTAAACTAACATATAATATGCCGATTGATGATTCTTCATTAAGTTTTATTAAAGATAGAATGTATTCAATGGCCGATCAATTCTTTATCTGTGGACTTCTTGCGACAACTAGTTTTACAATTGCGTTTAGTTTGTGTAAAACAATGATTGATGACAAAGATAAGGAAATCATTAATGATTTTATCTCTACACCAATTAAAAGTTGAAAGATAAGATATTCGTATATTATCTTTAACATTTTGGCTAATTGAATGATTACAACTTTTATTTTCATAATTGCAGTAATTTATATAAGTGCAACAAATTCTATTTTATTTATAAAACCTATTAAACTATTTATTGTATATTTAATTTCACTTCTTGGAGTTATATCTTCATCTTTATTAGCGGTTAATATCTTTTGAAATGTTAAGAAGGATTGAGTGTATTCGGCTGTTTTAATGCCTATTTCAGTAATTTCTGGTTTTGCTATTGGAGCATATATGCCAGTTTCACTTTTTCCAGATTTTATAGAATCAATTTTTAATTTAATTCCAGCTTCTGGATTATCTATATCAATGAGAAATATTATAATGAATGATTCCTTCAATGAAATTATTAACAAGTTGAACGAATTAACAAATAACAATTTTAATAATTCACAAGTATTTGTAAACTTATTTAGTATTAAAGGTAATTTATTCGGAACATATTTTGATTATAAATTGTTCACAATATATGCTTCAATTTTTACAATTTTATTAGGTTTAGGAATTTTGTTATTAGAGATCAAGCACAAGAGAAGAGTTAAGTAA
- a CDS encoding ABC transporter ATP-binding protein, giving the protein MSNIIEIKGLTKIYDKKVRAVDNIDFEVKEGTLFSFLGLNGAGKSTTINIIAGILKKTSGKVIINGYDIDQYPDKTNEYIGMVFQKSVLDGELTVYENLYLRGKLYFNDKKILKERINSVIEQFELTSITKRQYNKLSGGQKRRVDIARAMIHKPKILILDEPTTGLDPITRILVWDVIKKQQVENNMTIFLTTHYLEEADESDYVCIIDNGVIKVKGTPAELKKSYSRTLLKLTPKNIDSFIGKIKQQYDKFNDTIVIKFKTFEEANNFLLSNVNELSSYEVIKGNMDQVFLNVTNKKVSEV; this is encoded by the coding sequence ATGAGTAATATTATTGAAATTAAAGGTTTAACTAAAATTTATGATAAAAAAGTTAGAGCAGTTGATAATATTGATTTCGAAGTTAAGGAAGGAACTCTTTTTAGTTTTTTGGGTTTAAATGGAGCTGGAAAAAGTACAACTATTAATATAATTGCTGGAATTCTTAAGAAAACAAGTGGTAAAGTTATTATTAATGGTTATGATATAGATCAATATCCCGATAAAACAAATGAATATATCGGAATGGTATTTCAAAAATCTGTTTTAGATGGTGAATTAACAGTTTATGAAAATCTATATTTAAGAGGTAAGTTATATTTTAATGACAAAAAAATTCTTAAAGAAAGAATAAATAGTGTAATAGAACAATTTGAACTTACAAGTATCACAAAAAGACAATACAATAAGCTTTCGGGTGGTCAGAAACGTAGAGTCGACATTGCTAGAGCAATGATTCACAAACCGAAAATTTTAATTCTCGATGAGCCAACAACAGGACTTGATCCAATTACTAGAATTTTAGTATGAGATGTTATTAAGAAACAACAAGTTGAAAATAATATGACTATCTTTTTAACTACTCATTATCTTGAAGAAGCTGACGAGTCAGATTATGTTTGCATAATTGATAATGGTGTGATTAAAGTTAAAGGTACTCCTGCTGAACTAAAAAAATCATATTCTAGAACACTTCTAAAACTAACTCCAAAAAATATTGACAGTTTTATAGGAAAAATTAAACAACAATACGATAAATTTAATGACACAATTGTTATCAAATTCAAAACTTTTGAAGAAGCAAACAACTTTTTATTATCTAATGTTAATGAACTTTCGTCGTACGAAGTTATAAAAGGTAATATGGATCAAGTTTTCTTAAATGTAACAAATAAGAAAGTTAGTGAGGTATAA
- a CDS encoding deoxynucleoside kinase yields MLIGISGMISSGKSTLTHKLVDFYAEHCLFLNEYEHDDEVFNTFLKWLYDRKNNIGLGFQTYVVENHLARVDGINYRFNLLGMDQNNEFIFLDRFCLEHYIFALVNLKTSQQKVWLAYQKAFEVMVSKEQLPELVIYLDIDFEIFKQRIMQRGRRVEINNFEINKEYFKELHATYKTMFLKLIEKYKLNCKIINTNNKNEEEVFNEAIKIIEEFKSYKKMEVSNE; encoded by the coding sequence ATGTTAATCGGAATTAGTGGAATGATAAGTAGTGGTAAAAGCACATTAACGCATAAGTTAGTGGATTTTTATGCTGAGCACTGCTTATTTTTAAATGAATACGAACACGATGATGAAGTATTTAACACCTTTTTAAAATGACTATATGACAGAAAAAATAACATTGGACTTGGTTTTCAAACATATGTTGTAGAAAACCATCTTGCACGTGTAGATGGAATAAATTATAGATTCAATTTACTTGGAATGGATCAAAATAATGAATTTATCTTTTTAGATCGTTTTTGCTTAGAACATTATATTTTTGCTTTAGTTAATTTGAAAACTAGCCAACAAAAAGTATGATTAGCTTACCAAAAAGCTTTTGAAGTAATGGTATCTAAAGAGCAACTACCTGAATTAGTTATTTATTTAGATATAGATTTCGAAATATTTAAGCAAAGAATTATGCAACGTGGTAGAAGAGTTGAAATCAATAATTTTGAAATTAACAAAGAATATTTCAAAGAATTACATGCTACTTATAAAACAATGTTTCTTAAATTAATTGAAAAATACAAATTAAATTGCAAAATAATAAATACAAATAATAAAAACGAAGAAGAAGTATTTAATGAAGCGATAAAAATAATTGAAGAATTTAAGTCATATAAAAAAATGGAGGTTTCCAATGAGTAA